In Pseudomonas sp. MYb327, one DNA window encodes the following:
- a CDS encoding MFS transporter gives MAITNAQPATTAAPATSQSSPLVMRIIGAVALAHLINDLIQSVLPSIYPMLKANYGLTFTQVGLITLTFQLTASLLQPWVGYHTDRHPKPWLLPAGTVCTLIGILMMSVVGTFPLILLAAGLIGIGSSTFHPEASRVARLASGGRFGLAQSTFQVGGNAGSAFGPLLAAAIIIPFGQGHVAWFGLFAVFALFVLYRISRWYANHLNLFKLKQGQAATHGLSKGRVISALVVLGLLVFSKYFYMSSLTSYFTFYLIEKFDLSVASSQLHLFLFLGAVAAGTFFGGPIGDKIGRKAVIWFSILGVAPFTLLLPHVDLFWTTVLSIVIGFILASAFSAIVVYAQELVPGNVGMIAGVFFGLMFGFGGIGAALLGHLADIHGIEYVYFLCSFLPLLGVLAIFLPRTKKA, from the coding sequence ATGGCTATCACCAACGCCCAGCCTGCCACCACCGCGGCGCCCGCAACTTCGCAAAGCAGTCCTCTGGTCATGCGCATCATCGGCGCGGTGGCGCTGGCGCATCTGATCAACGACCTGATTCAGTCGGTATTGCCGTCGATCTATCCGATGCTCAAGGCCAACTACGGCCTGACGTTCACCCAGGTCGGCCTGATCACCTTGACCTTTCAACTGACGGCTTCGTTGCTGCAGCCTTGGGTCGGTTATCACACCGATCGTCATCCCAAACCATGGCTGTTGCCGGCCGGTACGGTCTGCACCTTGATCGGGATTCTGATGATGTCCGTCGTTGGCACTTTTCCGCTAATCTTGCTCGCGGCGGGATTGATCGGCATTGGCTCTTCGACCTTTCACCCGGAAGCCTCTCGTGTCGCGCGACTGGCTTCGGGCGGACGCTTCGGGTTGGCGCAATCGACTTTTCAGGTGGGCGGTAACGCGGGCTCGGCCTTCGGTCCGTTGCTGGCGGCAGCGATCATCATTCCATTCGGTCAGGGCCATGTCGCATGGTTCGGCTTGTTCGCAGTGTTTGCGCTGTTCGTGCTCTATCGGATTAGCCGTTGGTACGCTAATCACTTGAACCTGTTCAAGCTCAAGCAGGGCCAGGCGGCGACTCATGGGCTGTCAAAGGGGCGGGTGATCAGTGCGCTGGTGGTGCTTGGGTTGCTGGTGTTCTCCAAGTATTTCTACATGTCCAGCCTCACCAGTTACTTCACCTTTTACCTGATAGAGAAGTTCGACCTGTCGGTCGCCAGTTCGCAGCTGCACCTGTTCCTGTTTCTCGGCGCGGTAGCGGCGGGGACGTTCTTCGGTGGGCCGATTGGCGACAAGATTGGCCGCAAGGCGGTCATCTGGTTCTCGATCCTGGGCGTTGCGCCGTTCACACTGCTGCTACCCCATGTCGACCTGTTCTGGACTACTGTTCTCAGCATCGTCATCGGCTTCATCCTGGCCTCGGCGTTCTCGGCCATCGTGGTGTACGCGCAGGAGTTAGTGCCGGGCAATGTGGGGATGATCGCAGGGGTGTTCTTTGGCTTGATGTTCGGGTTCGGCGGGATTGGTGCGGCGTTGCTGGGGCATCTGGCGGACATTCACGGCATTGAGTACGTGTACTTCCTGTGCTCGTTCTTGCCGTTGTTGGGTGTGTTGGCGATCTTCTTGCCCAGAACAAAAAAAGCCTGA
- the ggt gene encoding gamma-glutamyltransferase — protein sequence MFSAFHLSRYRRSALSLIAATLTLAACNAPPSSPSISTLPVAPESASGYRTDLQTRHASKHMAAAANPLAAEAGREMLRRGGSAIDAAIAMQAVLTLVEPQSSGIGGGALIVLWDGKNVRTYDGRETAPAGATEKLFLQADGTPMPFTQAQIGGRSVGTPGVLRALELAHQKHGRLPWAQLFEPAIKLADQGFAISPRLHLLIASDSSIRKSPDMVAYFLNADGSPKAAGTILKNPALAAVFQRIAKEGPDALYKGPIAQEIVAKVQGHANPGSLSLDDLKDYKAKERAPLCTDYKRWQVCGMPPPSSGGIAVAQILGTLQALESRDKRLALALMPPVKSTAPAGIEPSPEAVHLITEAERLAYADRAQYVADTDFVPVPVKGLVDPVYLTSRAALIGERSMGTAKPGTPPGIQVAYAPDRSPLRISTSQVVAVDDEGGAVSMTTTIESGFGSHVMVQGFLLNNELTDFSFIPEENGQKVANRVEPGKRPRSSMAPTLIFDRQSGEFLATLGSPGGSQIIEYVAKSTIGMLDWNLDPQAAINLPNFGSRNGPTELERGQFSPTLIQALKDKGHRVNEIDMTSGTQAIVRARDAHGKASLAGGADPRREGEALGD from the coding sequence GTGTTCTCAGCCTTCCACTTGAGCCGCTATCGCCGATCGGCGTTGTCGCTGATTGCCGCCACTTTGACCCTTGCGGCCTGCAACGCCCCGCCCTCTTCACCGTCGATTTCGACACTGCCGGTCGCGCCGGAAAGCGCCTCCGGTTATCGCACCGACCTGCAGACTCGTCACGCCTCGAAACACATGGCAGCGGCCGCTAACCCACTGGCGGCCGAAGCCGGGCGGGAGATGCTGCGTCGTGGCGGTTCGGCCATTGATGCCGCGATTGCGATGCAAGCGGTGCTGACTCTGGTCGAGCCGCAATCGTCAGGTATCGGCGGCGGTGCGTTGATCGTGCTTTGGGACGGTAAAAACGTGCGCACTTACGACGGTCGCGAAACCGCACCGGCCGGTGCCACCGAGAAACTGTTCCTGCAAGCCGATGGCACACCCATGCCGTTCACCCAGGCGCAGATTGGCGGTCGCTCAGTGGGGACGCCGGGCGTGTTGCGAGCCCTTGAACTGGCGCATCAAAAACACGGCCGCCTGCCATGGGCACAGCTGTTCGAACCGGCCATCAAACTGGCGGATCAAGGCTTTGCAATCTCGCCGCGCCTGCATCTGTTGATCGCATCGGATTCATCGATACGAAAATCCCCGGACATGGTGGCTTACTTTCTGAATGCCGATGGCAGCCCGAAAGCCGCTGGCACAATCCTGAAAAACCCGGCGCTGGCTGCCGTGTTCCAACGCATTGCCAAAGAAGGCCCGGACGCTTTGTACAAAGGCCCCATCGCCCAGGAAATCGTGGCCAAGGTTCAGGGTCACGCCAATCCCGGCAGTCTGTCGCTCGATGACCTCAAGGACTACAAAGCCAAGGAGCGCGCGCCGTTGTGTACCGACTACAAACGCTGGCAGGTCTGCGGCATGCCGCCACCGTCGTCGGGTGGGATCGCCGTGGCGCAGATCCTCGGGACGCTGCAAGCCCTGGAAAGCCGCGACAAACGCCTCGCTCTGGCGCTTATGCCGCCGGTCAAATCCACCGCCCCCGCTGGCATCGAACCGTCTCCCGAAGCCGTGCACCTGATAACCGAAGCCGAGCGCCTGGCCTATGCCGACCGCGCGCAGTACGTCGCGGATACGGATTTCGTGCCGGTGCCAGTCAAAGGCTTGGTGGATCCGGTTTACTTGACCAGCCGCGCTGCTTTGATCGGCGAACGCAGCATGGGCACAGCCAAACCCGGCACGCCACCGGGTATTCAGGTCGCCTACGCGCCGGACCGTTCACCGCTGCGCATCTCCACCTCACAAGTGGTGGCGGTCGATGACGAGGGCGGCGCGGTTTCCATGACCACCACCATCGAATCCGGGTTCGGCTCGCACGTTATGGTTCAGGGCTTCCTGCTCAACAATGAATTGACCGACTTCTCGTTCATCCCTGAAGAGAACGGCCAGAAGGTCGCCAACCGTGTCGAACCAGGCAAACGCCCACGCTCGTCCATGGCCCCAACGTTGATTTTCGACCGCCAGAGCGGCGAATTCCTCGCCACCCTCGGCTCACCCGGCGGCTCGCAGATCATTGAGTACGTCGCAAAATCCACCATCGGGATGCTCGACTGGAATCTCGATCCGCAAGCGGCGATCAACCTGCCCAACTTTGGCAGCCGCAACGGCCCGACCGAACTGGAACGCGGGCAGTTCAGCCCGACGTTGATTCAAGCGCTGAAGGATAAAGGACACAGAGTTAACGAAATCGATATGACCAGCGGCACTCAGGCGATTGTCCGGGCCAGGGATGCGCACGGGAAAGCATCACTCGCAGGCGGGGCCGATCCTCGGCGTGAGGGGGAAGCGTTGGGGGATTGA
- a CDS encoding methyl-accepting chemotaxis protein: MQAFLSPGIALLGRFGFARKFQLLFLLFILPLAGSLWMIGQDYRDKLSLISGERAGVRQLLALDALDNLLAAQRDRAARWRATETNRQPTPATLAAMAAFDGVQPAVAQATSDLGNALITEGADGETLSRYQTLQTTLNGLDSKSLSSVGWWPDGYDRFTNALSALQALREQIAMDNRLTLAPWLETYLLTQISTQHAPDLIERVGRLASVGQASVVSGQFTLQSRLQLRDLRSRIGDAREQLVKTAGLLEARLPSALQTWAGQYHDSLKHLDAGLKVLDDGVFGGSINLKPEDFERSLDALLADLASLRQQSLVSLDQRLNYYHDSAIRQFIVVASIFSCLLLAALYLFICLQASIRRSASGITLLAEALRDGNLSLQVPVQGRDELAAISTALNVAVVQLRTSLLGVDHETLQLSDAVQTLNHHSSGALGEVEAQQLQISQIAAAATQLAATSQGVAKSCEQASGSAQHTQRIAADSSRDSQRTTASIQQLNQRLNDTAAALGRVSEQGQQIQLVVDTIRGVAEQTNLLALNAAIEAARAGEQGRGFAVVADEVRSLSQRTQSSTAQIAGTVDSLRSTVNEAVSLMEAACGQAQSDAHAVTGLGERLGEIASAVQGVTDTLTQIATAVDEQASTADEVSGNIQQVDQAAVRLLEGARAVNLAADTLSQGSKALSANTGRFQLN; this comes from the coding sequence ATGCAGGCATTTTTATCACCGGGGATCGCACTGCTGGGGCGTTTTGGTTTCGCACGCAAATTTCAGCTCTTGTTTCTGCTGTTTATCCTGCCATTGGCCGGCAGCCTGTGGATGATCGGTCAGGACTATCGCGACAAACTGAGCCTGATTTCCGGCGAACGTGCCGGGGTTCGACAACTGCTCGCCCTCGATGCGCTCGACAACCTGCTGGCCGCCCAGCGTGACCGTGCAGCACGTTGGCGCGCCACCGAAACCAATCGCCAGCCGACCCCTGCCACACTCGCCGCCATGGCCGCGTTTGATGGAGTTCAGCCCGCCGTCGCGCAAGCCACCTCGGACCTCGGCAACGCGTTGATTACCGAAGGCGCCGATGGCGAAACCCTGTCTCGTTATCAAACCTTGCAAACCACCCTCAATGGCCTGGATTCGAAAAGCCTGAGCAGCGTCGGTTGGTGGCCGGACGGCTACGATCGTTTCACTAATGCCTTGAGCGCCCTGCAAGCTTTACGTGAGCAGATCGCCATGGACAATCGCCTGACGCTGGCGCCATGGCTGGAAACTTACTTGCTGACACAGATCTCCACCCAGCACGCGCCAGACCTGATCGAGCGCGTCGGTCGTCTGGCCAGCGTCGGTCAGGCATCGGTGGTGTCCGGGCAATTCACCCTGCAAAGTCGCCTGCAACTGCGGGATCTGCGCAGTCGTATCGGCGATGCCCGTGAGCAGTTGGTCAAAACCGCCGGGCTGCTCGAAGCGCGATTGCCCAGCGCCTTGCAAACTTGGGCCGGGCAGTACCATGACAGCCTCAAGCACCTCGATGCCGGCCTGAAAGTCCTGGATGACGGTGTATTCGGCGGCAGTATCAATCTCAAGCCAGAGGACTTCGAGCGCAGCCTGGACGCCCTGCTCGCTGACCTCGCCTCACTGCGCCAGCAATCATTGGTCTCACTGGATCAACGCCTGAATTACTACCACGATTCGGCGATTCGCCAGTTCATCGTTGTGGCGAGCATATTCAGCTGCCTGTTGCTGGCCGCGCTTTATCTGTTCATTTGCTTGCAGGCCTCGATACGCCGCAGCGCCAGCGGCATTACTTTGCTGGCCGAAGCGTTGCGCGACGGCAATCTGAGCTTGCAAGTGCCGGTTCAGGGCCGTGACGAACTGGCGGCCATCAGTACCGCTCTCAACGTCGCCGTGGTGCAGTTGCGCACCAGCCTGTTGGGCGTCGATCACGAGACCCTGCAACTGAGCGATGCGGTGCAAACCCTCAATCATCACTCCAGCGGTGCCTTGGGCGAAGTCGAAGCCCAGCAATTGCAGATCAGCCAGATTGCCGCTGCAGCGACGCAATTGGCCGCGACCTCCCAAGGTGTAGCGAAGAGCTGCGAACAGGCTTCAGGCAGCGCTCAGCACACGCAGCGCATCGCCGCCGACAGCAGCCGCGACAGTCAGCGCACGACGGCGAGCATTCAGCAGCTCAATCAGCGTTTGAATGACACAGCGGCGGCTCTGGGCCGGGTCAGCGAGCAAGGTCAACAGATCCAACTGGTGGTCGACACAATTCGTGGTGTCGCCGAGCAGACCAACCTGTTGGCGCTTAACGCCGCCATCGAGGCCGCGCGCGCCGGCGAACAGGGGCGCGGCTTTGCCGTGGTAGCCGATGAAGTGCGCAGCCTGTCACAACGCACCCAGTCCTCGACCGCACAAATCGCCGGCACTGTGGATAGCCTGCGCAGCACCGTGAACGAAGCTGTCAGCCTGATGGAAGCGGCTTGCGGCCAGGCCCAATCCGATGCCCATGCCGTCACTGGCCTGGGCGAACGATTGGGCGAGATTGCCAGTGCCGTACAAGGTGTCACCGACACCCTGACGCAGATCGCCACGGCGGTCGACGAGCAAGCAAGCACCGCCGACGAAGTCAGCGGCAACATCCAGCAAGTCGATCAAGCCGCTGTCCGCTTGCTCGAAGGCGCGCGGGCAGTGAACCTTGCAGCCGATACCTTGAGCCAGGGAAGCAAGGCCTTGAGTGCCAATACCGGCCGGTTTCAGCTCAATTGA
- a CDS encoding DUF2817 domain-containing protein has translation MQTEFPTHPSYRSQREQFLAAASAAGATLTEYQHPLSGPFGEPLSTDVAVLGDPAAKRLMIALSGTHGVEGFYGSGCQIKWLQELGNRSLPTDVAVVMIHSINPWGMAWLRRVNEDNIDLNRNHLNFNGPLPDNQAYNDLHEIYACAQLKGPERDRADALLDAQIRAHGWPAVMSIVEGGQHAHPDGLFYGGRAPSWSNRTLHQIIQKHVSHADVAMCFDLHTGAGEYGHPMLLTITEAAYPALSDAQAIYGPWLYALQTGADTLSETGVAATATGYTSQALINKLPQVRLMPFVIECGTYPGPDVHRHLRDDHWLHLHGNPSDAVGHQIKLNLLEQFFPADSDWQAMVWLRTWQIWERALSALASTRS, from the coding sequence ATGCAGACCGAGTTCCCGACCCATCCCAGCTACCGTTCCCAACGTGAACAATTCCTCGCGGCAGCGTCCGCGGCAGGGGCGACGCTGACCGAGTACCAACACCCGCTTAGCGGGCCTTTTGGCGAACCTCTGAGTACGGACGTGGCGGTACTCGGCGATCCTGCCGCCAAACGCCTGATGATCGCGCTCAGCGGCACTCATGGAGTGGAAGGCTTCTATGGCTCGGGGTGTCAGATCAAATGGTTGCAGGAACTTGGGAATCGCTCGTTGCCAACGGATGTCGCGGTGGTGATGATCCATTCGATCAATCCGTGGGGCATGGCGTGGTTGCGCCGGGTCAACGAAGACAACATCGACCTGAACCGCAATCACCTGAATTTCAATGGGCCGCTGCCGGACAACCAGGCTTATAACGACCTTCATGAAATCTATGCCTGCGCTCAATTAAAAGGTCCCGAGCGTGATCGCGCCGATGCCTTGCTTGATGCGCAAATCCGCGCACATGGCTGGCCGGCGGTGATGTCAATTGTCGAAGGCGGGCAGCATGCGCATCCCGATGGACTGTTCTATGGCGGGCGGGCGCCCAGTTGGTCTAACCGTACGTTGCATCAGATTATCCAGAAGCATGTATCTCATGCCGATGTCGCCATGTGCTTCGACTTGCACACCGGTGCCGGGGAATACGGTCACCCGATGTTGCTGACGATTACCGAAGCAGCCTATCCGGCACTGAGCGACGCGCAGGCGATATATGGCCCGTGGCTTTACGCCTTGCAAACCGGCGCCGACACCCTGAGCGAAACCGGTGTGGCGGCCACCGCCACGGGCTATACCTCGCAGGCCTTGATCAATAAATTGCCGCAGGTGCGCTTGATGCCGTTCGTCATTGAGTGCGGGACGTATCCGGGGCCGGACGTGCATCGTCATCTGCGCGATGATCACTGGCTGCATCTGCACGGTAATCCGAGCGACGCGGTGGGGCATCAAATCAAATTGAATCTGCTTGAGCAGTTTTTTCCCGCCGACAGCGACTGGCAGGCCATGGTCTGGCTGCGCACCTGGCAGATTTGGGAGCGGGCGTTGTCGGCGCTGGCGTCAACGCGCTCCTGA
- the ddlA gene encoding D-alanine--D-alanine ligase gives MSKLRVGIIFGGRSAEHEVSLQSAKNIVDALDRSRFEPVLIGIDKQGHWHLNDPSNFLLNQENPALIALNQSNRELAVVPGKASQQLVETSSQELLGHVDVIFPIVHGTLGEDGCLQGLLRMADLPFVGSDVLGSAVCMDKDISKRLLRDAGLAVTPFVTLTRTTAARHGFAEVSRKLGLPLFVKPANQGSSVGVSKVPGEAEYVAAVELALGFDEKVLVESAVSGREIECAVLGNEDAIASGCGEIVVKSGFYSYDSKYIDEKAAEVVVPADISVETSDRIRAMAVEAFQILGCSGLARVDVFLTDGGEVLINEINSLPGFTRISMYPKLWQAAGMTYSELVTRLIELALEKHQARRSLKISR, from the coding sequence ATGAGCAAGTTGCGTGTGGGAATTATCTTTGGTGGACGTTCGGCCGAGCATGAAGTGTCGCTGCAGTCGGCGAAGAACATCGTCGATGCGCTGGATCGTTCGCGCTTCGAGCCGGTGCTGATCGGTATCGACAAGCAAGGGCACTGGCACCTCAACGACCCGTCGAATTTCCTGCTGAACCAGGAGAACCCGGCGCTGATTGCGCTCAATCAATCCAACCGCGAACTGGCTGTTGTCCCGGGCAAGGCGAGTCAGCAGTTGGTGGAAACTTCCAGCCAGGAATTGCTGGGCCACGTCGATGTGATCTTCCCGATTGTCCACGGCACTCTTGGTGAAGACGGTTGCCTGCAAGGTCTGCTGCGTATGGCTGACCTGCCGTTCGTCGGCTCCGATGTGCTCGGCTCGGCGGTGTGCATGGACAAGGACATCAGCAAACGCCTGCTGCGTGACGCCGGGCTGGCGGTCACACCCTTCGTGACCCTGACCCGCACTACAGCGGCGCGCCACGGATTCGCCGAAGTTAGTCGCAAACTCGGTCTGCCGCTTTTCGTCAAACCGGCGAACCAGGGCTCTTCCGTAGGCGTGAGCAAGGTCCCCGGCGAAGCCGAATATGTGGCGGCGGTCGAACTCGCATTGGGCTTTGATGAGAAAGTCCTGGTCGAGTCCGCCGTCAGCGGCCGAGAGATCGAATGCGCGGTACTCGGCAATGAAGACGCCATCGCCAGTGGTTGCGGCGAGATCGTGGTGAAAAGCGGTTTCTATTCCTACGACAGCAAGTACATCGACGAAAAAGCCGCTGAAGTGGTTGTCCCGGCAGATATCAGCGTCGAGACCAGCGATCGCATTCGTGCCATGGCCGTCGAGGCGTTCCAGATTCTAGGATGTTCCGGGCTGGCACGAGTCGATGTGTTCCTGACCGACGGCGGCGAAGTCCTGATCAACGAAATCAATTCGCTGCCTGGTTTCACCCGCATCAGCATGTACCCGAAACTGTGGCAGGCGGCCGGGATGACCTACAGTGAACTGGTTACGCGACTGATCGAGCTGGCGCTGGAAAAACATCAAGCTCGGCGATCATTGAAAATCAGCCGATAA
- a CDS encoding PAS domain-containing methyl-accepting chemotaxis protein has product MFNKRLKQELSALREELSSLQQVKESLESEMLVLTLDKDGQVQSVNQNFLGEMHYKSSDLVGRHINDIVPEHVKTDEFQRRFNNALTRGEHFAGAVRLLRGNGQEAWLRSIVQPVRCANGRIKHFSIYSSDLTRTIEASREHENLIGALVRSTAVIEFDLNGNVLAANDRFLSGMGYSLAQIKGKHHRTFCLPEEQSSADYQNFWRRLNAGEYVAGRFKRIDSHGRTVWLEASYNPVTDANNNLYKVVKFATVITDQVNQEQAVAEAANIAYSTSQQTDQSAQRGNAVVTQAVDVMRDLAKHMQTAGDGIEALNEQSLVIGTIVKTISGIAEQTNLLALNAAIEAARAGEQGRGFAVVADEVRQLASRTSQATDEIVLVVRQNQDMARNAVALMTDGKLQAEQGLALAAEAGTVIIEIQDGAQKVVNAVGQFANQLAT; this is encoded by the coding sequence ATGTTCAATAAACGCTTGAAGCAGGAGCTGTCGGCTCTTCGCGAAGAACTTTCCAGCCTTCAGCAAGTGAAGGAAAGTCTGGAAAGCGAGATGCTCGTGCTGACCCTCGATAAAGATGGGCAGGTGCAATCGGTCAATCAGAACTTCCTTGGCGAGATGCACTACAAGAGCAGTGATCTGGTTGGCCGACACATCAACGATATCGTTCCGGAACATGTCAAAACCGACGAATTCCAACGACGCTTCAATAACGCGCTGACCCGTGGCGAGCATTTTGCGGGTGCTGTTCGCCTGCTGCGCGGCAATGGTCAGGAGGCGTGGTTGCGTTCGATCGTGCAACCGGTGCGGTGCGCAAACGGGCGGATCAAGCATTTCTCGATATACTCCAGCGACCTGACCCGTACCATCGAGGCCTCCCGCGAACATGAAAACCTCATCGGTGCGCTGGTGCGTTCGACGGCGGTGATCGAGTTCGACCTCAATGGCAACGTGCTGGCCGCCAACGACCGCTTTCTCAGCGGCATGGGCTACAGCCTGGCGCAGATCAAAGGCAAACATCACCGCACCTTTTGCCTGCCGGAAGAGCAGAGCAGCGCCGATTACCAGAACTTCTGGCGCCGCCTGAACGCAGGCGAATACGTCGCCGGACGTTTCAAGCGCATCGACAGCCATGGTCGTACGGTGTGGTTGGAGGCGTCCTACAACCCAGTGACCGATGCCAACAACAATCTCTACAAAGTGGTGAAGTTCGCCACGGTGATTACTGATCAGGTCAATCAGGAGCAAGCCGTCGCCGAAGCGGCCAATATTGCCTACAGCACCTCTCAGCAAACCGATCAAAGCGCCCAACGTGGCAACGCGGTGGTGACGCAAGCGGTAGATGTGATGCGTGACTTGGCCAAACACATGCAAACCGCTGGCGATGGCATCGAAGCCCTTAATGAGCAGTCGCTGGTGATCGGCACCATCGTCAAGACCATCAGCGGCATTGCCGAACAAACCAACCTGCTAGCGCTCAACGCGGCCATCGAAGCGGCTCGCGCCGGTGAGCAGGGCCGAGGTTTTGCCGTGGTGGCGGACGAGGTACGGCAACTCGCTTCGCGTACCAGTCAGGCCACTGATGAAATTGTCCTCGTGGTGCGTCAGAACCAGGACATGGCCCGCAACGCCGTGGCCCTGATGACTGATGGCAAGCTCCAGGCGGAACAAGGCTTGGCATTGGCGGCGGAAGCGGGCACGGTGATTATCGAGATCCAGGACGGCGCGCAGAAAGTGGTAAATGCAGTGGGTCAGTTTGCCAATCAGTTAGCGACTTGA
- a CDS encoding flavin reductase family protein yields MSASHRRPVPLPKAYRLLNHGPTVLVSAAHDGQRNIMAAAWAMPLDFEPPKIAVVLDKSTWTRQLLEASGTFVLNVPCAAQADIVQTVGSTSGLELNRDQGLDKFQVYGLPTFSAELVEAPMLDGCVAWLECRLLPEPDNHQQYDLFLAEVIAAQADERVFSDGRWHFEGQDALRTLHHVAGGHFLTIGEPVDGKTLQP; encoded by the coding sequence ATGAGCGCCTCCCATCGCCGTCCGGTCCCTTTGCCCAAGGCTTATCGTCTGCTCAATCACGGGCCGACCGTGTTGGTCAGCGCCGCCCATGACGGTCAGCGCAACATCATGGCTGCCGCCTGGGCCATGCCGCTGGATTTCGAACCGCCAAAAATCGCCGTCGTACTCGACAAGTCCACCTGGACCCGGCAGTTGCTCGAAGCCTCAGGCACCTTCGTGCTGAACGTTCCTTGCGCCGCCCAGGCCGATATCGTCCAGACGGTGGGCTCGACGTCAGGCCTGGAACTGAACCGTGACCAGGGGCTGGATAAATTCCAGGTCTATGGCTTGCCGACCTTCAGTGCCGAGTTGGTCGAAGCGCCGATGCTCGACGGCTGCGTCGCCTGGCTTGAGTGCCGACTGTTGCCAGAACCCGATAATCATCAGCAATACGACCTGTTCCTGGCCGAAGTGATTGCCGCGCAAGCAGACGAGCGCGTGTTCAGTGACGGGCGCTGGCACTTCGAAGGGCAGGACGCGTTGCGCACTTTGCATCACGTGGCAGGCGGGCACTTTTTGACCATCGGCGAGCCGGTGGACGGCAAGACCTTGCAGCCGTAA